A stretch of Lathyrus oleraceus cultivar Zhongwan6 chromosome 6, CAAS_Psat_ZW6_1.0, whole genome shotgun sequence DNA encodes these proteins:
- the LOC127094157 gene encoding uncharacterized protein LOC127094157 — MKEFMSRKKKADISEIVALTEECSALFQRKLQPKLKDPRRFTIPSTIGEEVILHALYDLGANINLMPLKLVKKLNLGDLKPKNMTLTLVGLSITHLYGVIKDVSINVERLVFPADFMIVDINEDADASLI; from the coding sequence ATGAAAGAGTTTATGTCAAGAAAGAAGAAAGCAGATATAAGTGAAATTGTTGCTTTGACAGAGGAGTGTAGTGCTTTATTCCAAAGAAAACTTCAACCAAAGTTGAAGGATCCAAGAAGGTTTACCATTCCTAGTACCATAGGTGAAGAAGTAATTTTGCATGCACTTTATGATTTGGGTGCTAACATTAACTTAATGCCTCTGAAACTAGTGAAGAAATTGAATTTGGGAGATCTGAAACCCAAAAATATGACGCTTACATTAGTCGGTCTCTCTATCACTCATCTATATGGGGTCATAAAAGACGTGTCGATTAATGTGGAAAGATTGGTATTTCCGGCAGATTTTATGATAGTGGATATTAATGAAGATGCTGATGCTTCGTTAATTTAA